One window of the Epinephelus moara isolate mb chromosome 22, YSFRI_EMoa_1.0, whole genome shotgun sequence genome contains the following:
- the si:dkey-81h8.1 gene encoding uncharacterized protein si:dkey-81h8.1 isoform X1, which yields MTDKDPTPAVGTLSPGQLQSHLKMEPKTLGAIQVVIGALILCLSASVLQIHEVHFTGDVALFLIVVIQVTLSGSVLIHSGRRPTLFWVKVVLVLHLISAAFATAALGLMSKHLPYRQDSYHCEHCRRLELHAVQHCFRKCTGLIEQKCKLLIDGILGTLVIFLVLELLICITAMLFGLSVLAAGGARAPSQRPVYPQTRPPPVPAVQVAPAVQAAPAAAEPSQVAVVVTEPDSEQVEDISTPPTEPQVEPIESVTSEP from the exons ATGACTGACAAAGACCCGACACCTGCAGTGGGGACACTGTCCCCAGGCCAACTGCAGTCCCACCTGAAGATGGAGCCTAAGACTTTGGGG GCGATCCAGGTCGTTATTGGGGCTTTGATTCTCTGTCTGAGTGCCTCCGTGCTCCAGATCCATGAGGTCCACTTTACAGGAGATGTGGCACTCTTCCTGATCGTTGTCATACAG GTGACCTTGTCTGGCTCAGTGCTGATCCACAGCGGGAGGAGACCCACTCTGTTTTGG GTGAAAGTTGTCCTGGTGCTGCACCTCATCAGCGCTGCATTTGCCACTGCAGCCCTGGGTCTGATGTCCAAACACCTGCCCTACCGCCAGGACTCTTACCACTGTGAACACTGCCGCAGGCTGGAGCTGCATGCCGTG CAACATTGTTTCAGGAAATGCACCGGGCTGATCGAGCAAAAGTGTAAA CTGCTGATCGACGGGATCCTGGGGACGCTGGTGATCTTTCTGGTGCTGGAGCTGTTGATCTGCATCACTGCCATGCTGTTCGGACTCAGCGTCCTAGCTGCTGGTGGAGCCCGG gcTCCCAGCCAGAGACCTGTCTATCCACAGACACGCCCCCCACCTGTTCCAGCTGTTCAGGTTGCTCCAGCTGTTCaggctgctccagctgcagccgAGCCATCTCAG GTGGCTGTAGTTGTGACCGAACCAGATTcagagcaggtagaggacatcTCCACCCCACCCACTGAACCCCAGGTGGAGCCGATCGAATCTGTGACCTCAGAGCCCTGA
- the si:dkey-81h8.1 gene encoding uncharacterized protein si:dkey-81h8.1 isoform X2, which translates to MTDKDPTPAVGTLSPGQLQSHLKMEPKTLGAIQVVIGALILCLSASVLQIHEVHFTGDVALFLIVVIQVTLSGSVLIHSGRRPTLFWVKVVLVLHLISAAFATAALGLMSKHLPYRQDSYHCEHCRRLELHAVLLIDGILGTLVIFLVLELLICITAMLFGLSVLAAGGARAPSQRPVYPQTRPPPVPAVQVAPAVQAAPAAAEPSQVAVVVTEPDSEQVEDISTPPTEPQVEPIESVTSEP; encoded by the exons ATGACTGACAAAGACCCGACACCTGCAGTGGGGACACTGTCCCCAGGCCAACTGCAGTCCCACCTGAAGATGGAGCCTAAGACTTTGGGG GCGATCCAGGTCGTTATTGGGGCTTTGATTCTCTGTCTGAGTGCCTCCGTGCTCCAGATCCATGAGGTCCACTTTACAGGAGATGTGGCACTCTTCCTGATCGTTGTCATACAG GTGACCTTGTCTGGCTCAGTGCTGATCCACAGCGGGAGGAGACCCACTCTGTTTTGG GTGAAAGTTGTCCTGGTGCTGCACCTCATCAGCGCTGCATTTGCCACTGCAGCCCTGGGTCTGATGTCCAAACACCTGCCCTACCGCCAGGACTCTTACCACTGTGAACACTGCCGCAGGCTGGAGCTGCATGCCGTG CTGCTGATCGACGGGATCCTGGGGACGCTGGTGATCTTTCTGGTGCTGGAGCTGTTGATCTGCATCACTGCCATGCTGTTCGGACTCAGCGTCCTAGCTGCTGGTGGAGCCCGG gcTCCCAGCCAGAGACCTGTCTATCCACAGACACGCCCCCCACCTGTTCCAGCTGTTCAGGTTGCTCCAGCTGTTCaggctgctccagctgcagccgAGCCATCTCAG GTGGCTGTAGTTGTGACCGAACCAGATTcagagcaggtagaggacatcTCCACCCCACCCACTGAACCCCAGGTGGAGCCGATCGAATCTGTGACCTCAGAGCCCTGA
- the sema4ab gene encoding LOW QUALITY PROTEIN: semaphorin-4A (The sequence of the model RefSeq protein was modified relative to this genomic sequence to represent the inferred CDS: deleted 1 base in 1 codon), with the protein MTIRPTARPLTLNVIKVDSLIPAVMENPSLLSFIVALLGFLSPCLTRLTPRVSFPIGSPGRHLTRFSSHDVSNTTTLLLSEDGDMLYVGARDAVLALDVSQRDAIVLRSKLDWSPSEKDLQQCSMKGKKMADCPNFIRVLQFLNTTHIYACGTFAFSPRCTYINSETLTMSLKPDEGRGRCPYDPFQRNTAIIVDGELYTGTVADYRGNRPVISRHLSEGRRVDLKLDDTLGWLEDPTFISSSFIPDEEKIYFFFSEVGREYDFIDKFIVSRVSQICMSDIGGQRTLQRRWTTFAKAQLLCQADNELPYNVIQDIDTLPPAEGASADDTLFYGIFTSQWSVNSGRSVVCSFRLSDIKSVFSGNYKVLNRDTLQWSTRVQEKVANPGECGLHNASDNALRFVKENFLADDSVRPVGRSLTMVSAEHKYSHLTVQRVQAANNRDYTVLFLLTESGYLHKAVLLQSGVHIIEEVQVFEQPQPVKSLKLSVTKGVIYVGTSEGVVRVPTANCSFYWTCPQCVLARDPFCGWDSVSRACVEASNTQTSLGQDVDRGNVEEACNSVAFTHTARFGPNKMPAGELLSVSLNEVVRLQCPAASQLSQQLWERPNSRLSADLYLHLEDGSLSFVATPATLGHYLCLSTENGYQQTMAIYHVKQKSSPVVQTPVSYTRPQTHPIPTTRAVARPGPGLQTSVGTKRTEPKQRETEPTLSSRDTQASTRQWGRNVTQWTGESGQKDAKFLDGEPLPSAGGPCYLRELVVVSILLVLCLSLLITMLLYVIRKRCRSRTSPQAGTPSRDSDRRTPVEQEALRGNQFLSKRNGQAPHSGQASGLVCNGALTGSNGHLPNTPI; encoded by the exons ATGACCATCAGACCTACCGCTCGCCCTCTGACCTTAAATGTAATTAAGGTC GACTCCCTGATTCCTGCTGTAATGGAGAATCCCAGCCTGCTGTCCTTCATCGTGGCCTTGCTGGGTTTTCTGAGCCCATGTCTGACTAGGCTGACTCCCAGAGTCTCCTTCCCTATAG gTAGTCCTGGGAGACATCTCACCCGCTTCAGCAGCCATGATGTCAGCAACACCACTACACTGCTGCTCAGCGAGGATGGAGACATGCTGTACGTTGGAGCCCGGGATGCTGTGTTAGCGCTGGATGTTAGCCAGAGGGACGCCATCGTACTGAGGAGTAAG CTGGACTGGAGCCCCTCAGAGAAAGACCTTCAACAATGTTCCatgaaaggcaaaaaaatg gCCGACTGTCCCAATTTTATCCGTGTACTGCAGTTCTTGAACACCACCCACATCTATGCCTGTGGAACATTTGCCTTCAGTCCACGCTGCACATACATT AACTCAGAGACGTTAACGATGAGCCTCAAGCCTGATGAAGGAAGAGGTCGCTGCCCCTATGACCCCTTCCAACGCAACACTGCCATAATCGTAG ATGGAGAGCTTTATACCGGGACAGTTGCAGACTACAGGGGGAACCGGCCAGTCATTTCCCGGCACCTCAGCGAGGGCAGGCGTGTTGACCTGAAGTTGGATGATACATTAGGATGGCTGGAGG ATCCAACCTTCATCAGCTCCAGTTTCATTCCTGATGAGGAGAAAATCTACTTCTTCTTCAGTGAAGTGGGCAGAGAGTACGACTTCATTGATAAATTTATTGTTTCTCGTGTTTCTCAGATCTGCATG AGTGACATTGGAGGTCAGCGGACCTTGCAGCGACGCTGGACCACGTTTGCCAAAGCTCAGCTGTTGTGCCAGGCTGACAATGAGCTGCCCTACAATGTGATCCAGGACATAGACACCCTCCCACCAGCAGAGGGAGcttctgcagatgacacacTTTTTTATGGCATCTTCACCTCCCAGTG GTCTGTCAACTCTGGACGGTCAGTCGTGTGTTCATTCCGCCTGTCTGACATTAAATCAGTTTTCTCTGGTAACTACAAAGTCCTGAACCGGGACACATTACAATGGAGCACACGGGTTCAAGAGAAGGTCGCAAATCCAGGAGAG TGTGGCCTCCACAACGCATCTGACAACGCCCTGCGCTTCGTCAAAGAAAACTTTCTAGCAGATGACAGTGTGCGACCGGTTGGAAGAAGTCTGACCATGGTGTCTGCTGAGCACAAATACAGCCATCTGACTGTGCAGAGAGTCCAGGCTGCCAACAACAGAGACTACACTGTCCTGTTTCTGCTAACAG AGTCTGGTTACCTGCACAAAGCCGTGCTGCTGCAGAGTGGAGTCCACATCATAGAAGAGGTCCAGGTTTTTGAGCAGCCTCAGCCTGTCAAGAGCCTGAAGCTCTCCGTAACAAAG GGTGTGATATACGTTGGCACGTCAGAGGGTGTGGTGAGGGTTCCAACAGCAAACTGCTCCTTCTACTGGACCTGTCCTCAGTGTGTTCTGGCGCGAGACCCCTTCTGTGGTTGGGACTCTGTCAGCCGGGCTTGTGTGGAGGCCTCAAACACCCAGACCAGTCT TGGCCAGGACGTAGATCGAGGGAACGTTGAGGAGGCATGCAACAGTGTTGCATTTACACATACAGCCAGATTTGGTCCAAACAAAATGCCTGCAG GTGAGCTGCTGTCAGTGTCTCTGAATGAAGTGGTGCGGCTTCAGTGTCCTGCAGCGTCGCAGCTCTCCCAGCAGCTGTGGGAGCGACCAAACAGCCGACTGTCCGCAGACCTTTACCTGCACCTGGAGGACGGGAGTCTGAGCTTCGTCGCCACCCCCGCCACGCTGGGTCACTACCTCTGCCTGTCCACTGAGAATGGATACCAACAGACTATGGCCATCTATCATGTAAAACAGAAGAGCAGCCCCGTGGTTCAAACTCCAGTCAGCTACACCCGGCCTCAGACACACCCCATACCCACCACAAGGGCTGTGGCCAGGCCTGGGCCTGGACTGCAAACCTCTGTGGGGACTAAAAGAAcagaaccaaaacaaagagagacTGAGCCAACGCTGTCCAGCAGGGACACTCAGGCCTCCACCAGACAGTGGGGCAGAAATGTGACCCAGTGGACAGGGGAATCTGGGCAGAAAGACGCAAAGTTTCTGGATGGGGAGCCCCTGCCGTCGGCCGGAGGCCCCTGCTACCTGAGGGAGCTGGTTGTTGTGTCAATTCTGCTGGTGCTTTGCCTCAGTCTGCTAATCACCATGCTTCTGTACGTCATTAGAAAGCGCTGCCGCAGCCGAACATCCCCGCAGGCAGGAACTCCGAGCAGAGACTCTGACAGAAGGACCCCTGTGGAGCAGGAGGCTCTCAGGGGGAACCAGTTTCTTAGCAAACGCAACGGACAAGCCCCACACAGCGGACAGGCCAGTGGGTTAGTTTGTAATGGGGCACTCACAGGCTCTAATGGGCATTTGCCCAACACCCCCATCTGA